The genomic stretch CAATTGAactttatgttttaaaaattaaatcactCAACTCCCTTTACTTATTATCTAGCTTTTATTATCATGAACTTTTAGTGGATTCATTTTCatagttttaatttttatcattcggatataattttatgaaTTTTTTTGGCTTAGAGGTTGTTTGATAACTACACCCTATTTTCAGTacaactatttattttttatactttaacTAAaccatataaattataaataataattctGAACACTTATTTAGTCTAAATGTCGGATGATTCCTTTGATGAAGCCGTAAAATTCATTTCCGAAACAACATGTATGAAGGCATCTGATGAGCAGAAGTTAACCTTTTACAAGTACTATAAACAGGCTACTGTGGGAGATTGTAACACTCCTAAGCCAGGTATGttagattttaaaaataaggcCAAGTGGGAAAGTTGGAATTCCATGAAGGGCACAAGTAAGGAGGACGCCAGGAAAGCCTATGTCGACTTCCTTGATCAGGTTCAACCAAACTGGAGGAATATGAAAAATTGTGGCTAAATATCCACTTATATGTCTCAcatatgaataaatttcTTTTTATGTATACTATGTACTATCTATTGTTTGAAACACCCTTGtagtgtaaatataacagTCGGAtcatgtaaatatataatgtatatattataaaacatCGTCTCTAATAGTATGGACAATATGTGTAACGGTTGAAATGGATATGGAATAGTACATGTGGTGCCTAACCACCACAATAATAAGAATGACagttaaatcaaatttaattgataCACATctatttaacaatattttcACTTAATTCAACTCGTTAATGCCGTTTAAAAAAGATACTCTAAAAGTACTCTGgtatcatttattttagtcGGGCGTTTCATCATTGCACTGTAATAGTTAAGTTATAAATCTACTTTTAAATCTTCAAATTCATGTTAAATGatcaaaattatatatatatctataaatattattgatCCTTTCGCGTTCCGAGTCTTCCAGTGTATAGATCTATACAGTTATgatctaaaaattataattgtgATTCCCGACTGTACTTGTAGAAAATGAAGGGCCACCACTATTACTACACATTATTACTTCATATTCAACAGCTTTATAAAATTCACAATCACTCTATTGTTCGCTATTCTCATTCAACAATTCTTGTAAAAtttttacttacacattaaattgTATCTTGCTTTTAATCTCAGAAACATTATCTGCtttttgtgtttaactgagattccatattattcttttttttccactccaatataattttttatatttattgcaatttttttagttgatcttttgtttttatacacaatttTGAGCTcccaattttttataatatttgttcacataataaatttattgatacAATTGCCATTGTTGTATTACAAACGACCAggattataatttattgataattGTTACCCCGATCTATCATTAAGTGTGTAAGTTTAATCGTATTACTTCTTTTCAGTTTcagtatattatttattttcgcTTGGTAGACAAACAGGATATCATCAAGgctttttatttatactatttttgCAATCTTTtgcttaaaataaaaggattTAATTATACGGTTATCAGATTGTACATTGTTAGCTTTCAAAAACAATGCTAACTATGTTCATCTGACTCCGAATGTTTTTTTTGAGCTTATCggatataatatttaaggAAATATGAGAGTATATCAACGTTTGAAGACTTTggtattaatatattcaaTTAAGGACCTGAGATGGTTCATACAGTTTGCACACCATTAGACGACATATCGCGTAGCATAATTGTTTATGATTTATTCGTTTGTTTTTTGATTGATGTGTAAGATGGCTAAAGATACACCCAAGGACCAAGTTAATGTAACTGGAAGAGATGTAAAAGATACTGGAAACCGTACACATATTGCCTCTGAAAACACCAATGTAAATGACGTGGACGCACTCTTAAGTTGTATAGACATATGGAAGAAAAATAGCAAGAAATGTAAAAGGACAAAAAAAgcaaatgtgtttaaaaagaaCAGGGTTAGTATCAAACAGAACAATGATTTAGAGCGTGTTAACAACGTAGTAAAAGATCTTTTGAGTATGACGAAACTGAGGGCCGAAATACCAAAAAATGTACTCGTTGCCAAACGCAAGAAAAAGAAGCCAGCAATGGATAAAAGGACGTTAATTTCAACGGAAAACTTTCCAATGGAATTTTCGGATGAAGAGGATCTTCCAGAATATCTCAGGACAAAAGTTCCAAAACAGGGATCAATCGACACTAGATTCGCCACCGAATCCTCCAATGAGAATAATGGCGAATTTAACTTCTTGTCCCATTTAAACAAAGATCCCGATTCTAGTACCTTACAAATGATGGACAAAGAGGGTAACAGCATCGAATCTAGACCACTTAAATCCAAAGATGTAAGAGAAATGTGTGAAACACTTGGGATAACTAGCTTAAACATGATGCAGTTTGAGTCTTTGGAAAATGAAACCTCTGACTCCGAAGAATTATTGAACGGAGATGAGTTTATGGTTG from Theileria orientalis strain Shintoku DNA, chromosome 1, complete genome encodes the following:
- a CDS encoding acyl-CoA-binding protein; this translates as MSDDSFDEAVKFISETTCMKASDEQKLTFYKYYKQATVGDCNTPKPGMLDFKNKAKWESWNSMKGTSKEDARKAYVDFLDQVQPNWRNMKNCG